A region from the Lolium perenne isolate Kyuss_39 chromosome 4, Kyuss_2.0, whole genome shotgun sequence genome encodes:
- the LOC139829800 gene encoding transcription factor NAI1-like, with amino-acid sequence MDDSALFMQWAMETLEHEQPAGVVNGDPGEVAFPSLQALRDVSHATLVFDELIMDMEAHAANSGSSGETTDGSGGGNFSSTAPTHHDVSTSFRCAPNHGNNSGPTSMAVMSWNFSAASAQPGGDGTLEDATAVGKPYERAMPDMAHVSQPTRRPSVKSNAGGAGTASAPFVVDHIMAERKRREKINQRFIELSTVIPGLKKMDKATILSDATRHVKQLQEKIKALEATGGGSNGRSVVETVVLVKKPCYAAVGDENGSLSSASSGAPAVRDPLPEIEVRFSENGVMVRIVCDDAKGVVVKVLSEAEEGLHLSITHANVMAFTACTVIITITAKVEEGFTVTAEDIIGRLNSVLQ; translated from the exons ATGGATGACTCGGCCCTATTCATGCAATGGGCCATGGAGACGCTGGAGCACGAGCAGCCGGCGGGCGTCGTTAACGGCGACCCCGGCGAGGTTGCATTCCCCTCGCTTCAGGCCCTCCGAGACGTCTCGCACGCAACTCTCGTCTTCGACGAGCTGATCATGGACATGGAGGCCCACGCGGCAAACAGCGGGAGCTCCGGCGAAACCACCGATGGTAGTGGTGGCGGCAATTTTTCGTCCACAGCGCCCACGCATCACGACGTTTCAACCTCGTTCAGGTGCGCTCCGAACCATGGCAACAACAGTGGCCCCACCAGCATGGCCGTGATGAGCTGGAACTTCAGCGCCGCCTCCGCGCAGCCCGGCGGCGACGGCACGCTGGAGGACGCTACCGCCGTTGGCAAACCTTACGAGCGTGCCATGCCGGACATGGCGCACGTATCGCAGCCGACGAGGAGGCCCTCCGTGAAGAGCAACGCCGGCGGCGCGGGAACCGCATCGGCTCCGTTCGTGGTGGACCACATCATGGCTGAGCGGAAGCGCCGCGAGAAGATCAACCAGCGCTTCATCGAGCTCTCCACTGTCATCCCCGGCCTCAAGAAG ATGGACAAGGCGACGATTCTTTCTGACGCGACCCGGCACGTGAAGCAGCTGCAAGAGAAGATCAAAGCCCTCGAGGCCACCGGTGGTGGCAGCAACGGCAGGAGCGTCGTCGAGACGGTGGTGCTCGTCAAGAAGCCATGCTACGCCGCCGTAGGGGACGAGAACGGCTCCCTCTCGTCGGCGTCGTCTGGGGCGCCGGCGGTGAGGGACCCGCTGCCAGAGATCGAGGTACGCTTCTCGGAGAACGGCGTGATGGTGAGGATCGTCTGCGACGACGCCAAGGGGGTCGTCGTGAAGGTGCTGTCCGAGGCGGAGGAGGGGCTCCACCTCAGCATCACCCACGCCAATGTCATGGCGTTCACGGCCTGCACTGTCATCATAACCATCACGGCTAAG